A genomic segment from Bacillus cereus G9842 encodes:
- a CDS encoding homoserine dehydrogenase, with translation MNNVINVGVLGLGTVGSGVVHILKEHYKKIALDTGYEVKVKTVVVRDLEKERDVCIDGIAVTSHADEVLNDSNIDIVVEVMGGIEEAKQHIVKALENKKHVVTANKDLMAVYGAELLQLANDNDCDLCYEASVAGGIPVLRGLTDGLASDQIEKIMGIVNGTTNYMLTKMSQNGWSYEEALQEAQKLGFAESDPTADVDGLDAARKVAILANLGFSMNVSLGDVQVRGIRKVEKEDLQMAEKLGFTMKLIGKAEKQGSAIHLSVEPTLLPSRHPLSNVNNEFNAVYVHGQAVGEVMFYGPGAGKLPTGSAVVSDIISIVKNMNQVPKNKSALKEPVPYELQGDEEVVSKYFLRISLRDEPGMLQKVTECFVNYSVSLKEVIQLPLNRELAEVVVVTHRTSKYQFERVLGAIEAVASEINSYYIIEEEKQYV, from the coding sequence ATGAATAACGTTATAAATGTTGGGGTATTAGGTTTAGGTACGGTCGGAAGTGGTGTTGTTCATATTTTGAAAGAACATTATAAAAAAATCGCTCTTGATACAGGATACGAAGTGAAAGTGAAAACAGTCGTTGTACGTGATTTGGAAAAAGAACGCGATGTTTGTATTGACGGAATTGCAGTCACAAGTCATGCAGATGAAGTTCTAAATGATTCAAATATTGATATTGTAGTAGAGGTAATGGGCGGAATTGAAGAAGCAAAACAGCATATTGTTAAGGCTTTAGAAAATAAAAAACATGTCGTAACAGCAAATAAAGATTTAATGGCTGTATATGGTGCAGAGCTTCTTCAACTGGCAAATGATAATGATTGTGATTTATGTTATGAAGCGAGCGTAGCAGGCGGTATTCCAGTGTTAAGAGGACTAACTGACGGGCTAGCATCAGATCAAATTGAAAAAATAATGGGAATTGTAAATGGTACAACAAATTATATGTTAACAAAAATGAGTCAAAATGGGTGGTCTTATGAAGAGGCTTTACAGGAAGCGCAAAAATTAGGTTTTGCAGAATCGGATCCGACAGCAGATGTAGATGGACTAGATGCGGCGAGAAAGGTAGCAATTCTTGCAAACTTAGGTTTTTCGATGAATGTTTCATTAGGTGATGTGCAAGTAAGAGGGATTCGAAAGGTCGAAAAAGAAGATTTACAAATGGCTGAAAAGTTAGGATTTACTATGAAGTTAATTGGGAAAGCAGAAAAACAAGGATCAGCCATTCATTTAAGTGTAGAACCGACACTTTTACCAAGTCGTCATCCATTATCGAATGTAAATAATGAATTTAATGCAGTATATGTTCACGGTCAAGCGGTAGGAGAAGTAATGTTTTACGGACCTGGAGCTGGAAAGTTGCCAACTGGTTCTGCTGTAGTAAGTGATATTATTTCCATCGTTAAAAATATGAATCAAGTGCCGAAAAATAAAAGTGCGTTAAAAGAACCAGTTCCTTATGAATTACAAGGTGATGAAGAAGTAGTTTCGAAATATTTCTTGCGTATTTCATTACGAGATGAGCCTGGGATGTTGCAAAAAGTAACAGAATGTTTCGTTAATTATTCTGTAAGTTTAAAAGAAGTTATTCAATTACCTTTAAACCGTGAACTGGCAGAAGTTGTTGTTGTGACACATCGAACTTCCAAGTATCAATTCGAACGAGTTTTAGGAGCGATAGAAGCTGTCGCAAGTGAAATAAACAGTTACTACATTATTGAGGAGGAAAAACAATATGTATAA
- the thrC gene encoding threonine synthase: MYKGLLKQYASYLPVNEKTPDVSLMEGNTPLIPLLNISKQLGVQLYGKYEGANPTGSFKDRGMVMAVAKAKEEGSEAIICASTGNTSASAAAYAARLGMKCIIVIPEGKIAHGKLAQAVAYGAEIISIEGNFDDALKAVRNIAAEEPITLVNSVNPYRIEGQKTAAFEICDQLQNAPDVLAIPVGNAGNITAYWKGFCEYEKEKGYKKPRIHGFEAEGAAAIVKGHVIEEPETIATAIRIGNPASWSYAVEAAEQSCGEIDMVSDEEILYAYRLLAKTEGVFAEPGSNASLAGVIKHVQSGKIKEGETVVAVLTGNGLKDPDIAISSNQLDIASLSNNIEQIKDHIKGVIMS, translated from the coding sequence ATGTATAAAGGACTATTAAAACAGTATGCTTCTTATTTACCGGTGAATGAAAAAACACCTGATGTGAGCTTAATGGAAGGAAACACACCTCTTATTCCGTTATTAAATATATCAAAGCAATTAGGGGTTCAGCTATATGGTAAGTACGAAGGAGCGAATCCGACAGGTTCTTTTAAAGATCGTGGTATGGTGATGGCAGTTGCTAAGGCGAAAGAAGAAGGTTCAGAAGCAATCATTTGTGCATCAACAGGTAATACATCAGCATCAGCTGCAGCATATGCGGCACGTCTTGGGATGAAATGTATAATCGTCATACCTGAAGGAAAGATTGCACATGGGAAATTAGCGCAAGCGGTCGCTTATGGAGCTGAAATTATTTCAATAGAAGGGAATTTCGATGATGCACTTAAGGCTGTAAGAAATATTGCTGCAGAAGAGCCGATTACGTTAGTAAACTCAGTAAATCCTTATCGAATTGAGGGGCAAAAAACGGCAGCATTTGAAATTTGTGACCAATTGCAAAATGCACCAGATGTTCTAGCTATCCCTGTTGGGAACGCAGGAAATATTACAGCATATTGGAAAGGTTTCTGTGAATATGAGAAAGAAAAAGGTTATAAGAAGCCAAGAATTCATGGCTTTGAAGCGGAAGGAGCAGCTGCAATTGTAAAAGGGCATGTAATTGAAGAGCCTGAAACAATTGCAACAGCAATTCGCATTGGTAACCCAGCAAGTTGGTCGTATGCAGTAGAGGCTGCCGAGCAGTCTTGTGGTGAAATAGATATGGTATCAGATGAAGAAATTTTATATGCGTATAGGTTATTAGCAAAAACTGAAGGAGTTTTCGCTGAACCAGGATCAAATGCTTCATTAGCCGGCGTAATTAAACATGTTCAATCTGGAAAAATCAAAGAGGGAGAAACAGTTGTTGCAGTATTAACTGGAAATGGTTTGAAGGATCCTGATATCGCTATTTCTTCAAATCAACTAGACATCGCAAGTTTGTCAAATAATATAGAACAAATTAAAGATCATATTAAAGGGGTGATTATGTCGTGA
- the thrB gene encoding homoserine kinase, which yields MIPLSVRVPASTANVGPGFDSVGIALSLYLDVVVKEKADKWQVIHSFEESIPTDDKNLIVSTACKVCPSISPHIIEVTSNIPLTRGLGSSASAIVAGIEVANQLGDLNLTADQKVQIATNFEGHPDNVAASILGGTVIGALDGKDISVVRIESKELGVISLIPNEELNTDESRSVLPKMFPFHEAVKASAISNVLVAALCQKRWEVVGEMMERDHFHEPYRLELVPLLPSIRKCAKEFGAYGTALSGAGPSIFILTPYEKRQEIAEQLARVFTDMKVCELEIDHKGIIVNKEEHIGL from the coding sequence GTGATACCATTAAGCGTTCGTGTCCCTGCTAGTACGGCGAATGTTGGTCCTGGATTTGATTCAGTTGGAATAGCTTTGTCATTGTATTTAGATGTGGTGGTTAAAGAAAAAGCTGATAAGTGGCAAGTAATCCATTCCTTTGAAGAATCAATTCCGACAGACGATAAAAATTTAATCGTTAGCACGGCATGTAAAGTATGTCCTTCTATATCACCCCATATAATAGAAGTTACTAGCAATATCCCATTAACGAGAGGGCTAGGAAGTAGTGCATCAGCGATTGTAGCTGGGATAGAGGTTGCGAATCAACTAGGTGATTTGAACTTAACTGCTGATCAAAAAGTTCAAATTGCTACAAATTTTGAAGGACATCCTGATAATGTTGCTGCTTCTATATTAGGTGGAACTGTAATCGGAGCACTTGATGGAAAGGATATTTCCGTCGTAAGAATTGAGAGCAAGGAATTAGGGGTAATTTCTCTTATTCCGAATGAAGAATTAAATACAGATGAAAGTCGATCTGTATTACCAAAGATGTTTCCGTTTCATGAGGCAGTTAAAGCTAGTGCGATAAGTAACGTATTAGTAGCTGCATTATGTCAAAAGCGGTGGGAAGTTGTAGGTGAAATGATGGAGAGAGACCATTTTCACGAGCCATATCGTTTAGAACTCGTACCGTTATTACCATCTATTCGTAAATGCGCAAAAGAATTTGGTGCGTACGGCACAGCACTTAGCGGTGCGGGACCATCTATTTTTATATTAACGCCATATGAGAAACGTCAAGAAATCGCTGAGCAATTAGCGAGAGTATTTACAGATATGAAAGTATGTGAGCTTGAAATCGACCATAAAGGTATTATTGTAAATAAGGAAGAGCATATTGGATTATAA
- a CDS encoding DUF6366 family protein: protein MNKESPEEKRERMRQSELKSNPTGSLHDGLNRAEAGSLVDIAGGMNWKGTGIIILVLLLGYIVYTYFFS, encoded by the coding sequence ATGAATAAAGAGTCACCAGAAGAAAAAAGAGAGCGTATGAGACAAAGTGAATTAAAAAGTAATCCTACGGGTTCTTTACATGACGGACTCAATAGAGCGGAAGCAGGTAGTCTAGTTGATATAGCCGGCGGTATGAATTGGAAAGGTACAGGGATAATCATTTTAGTACTACTTTTAGGATACATTGTATACACTTATTTTTTCAGTTAA
- a CDS encoding glycoside hydrolase, producing MKKMIAICLLTTMPFSTLVGCDVKGSNAVQESKIKKATYKDFTYDVNPETFTVTVEHDGVKEQASQPLPKMKVSNVKKEKDRTSWEYPDQKVKIKLEKKKDHLNIEVESTGAESFTWPKVGAENYTLPLWEGKQIPSNDENWKKFLKDDAYSFAESFSMKFFALNGSKYSIVYIANNMFNNELKFHSDPKIGFDFTHEFPSINKNKTYGFQLYVTNNDAVSIAKLYKDDIVRKGEFKTLQEKARKNKEIEKLYGAAHFYFWNQNGLSENNINWPKLREQINSPLFSHIKELIQKNSSEPGELNVLDQVSKQDFIDKYQKNVILRYINEVLSMKEFYKEDIFQNVDQEASVLLKKGVGHLTNTELYSLNKHLLKSLLGDAVEEVSKWGNADGTDILKEMTEAGIEKAWIGLPNWEQGFMQPNFVAKAKEMGYLVGPYDSYHSIHEKSDKNWNTASFNDPSLYEEATVTKKNGEKVQGFLGRGRKLNPTLSLPSVKERMNDILQNGPKYNSWFIDCDATGEIYDDYSAKHITTQEQDLKARLKRMDYIAQEKGMVVGSEGGNDFASSTIAFAHGIETPVIKWDDEDMRKNKTSPYYVGGYWSPNQNVPEKYAKQVPLKEEYKQVYLNPVYSVPLYKLVYNDSVITTHHWEWGSLKVKDEVGNRMLSELLYNVPPLYHLDEVEWNKHKKEITEHLKVWNEVHEKAVKEEMTNFAYLSEDKLVQSVSYGKDIKIIVNFSNEDMEVEKTKIKAKSAFIDNQGKKSMYTPFEK from the coding sequence ATGAAAAAAATGATAGCGATATGTCTTCTAACAACTATGCCATTTTCGACTTTAGTCGGTTGTGACGTAAAAGGTAGTAATGCTGTACAAGAGTCTAAAATAAAGAAAGCGACGTATAAAGATTTTACTTATGATGTAAATCCAGAAACATTCACAGTAACTGTAGAACATGACGGTGTAAAGGAACAGGCATCACAACCCCTACCGAAAATGAAGGTATCGAATGTAAAAAAAGAAAAGGATCGTACATCGTGGGAATATCCAGATCAAAAAGTAAAAATAAAATTAGAAAAGAAAAAAGACCACTTAAACATTGAAGTGGAATCGACTGGTGCAGAAAGTTTTACATGGCCGAAAGTAGGAGCTGAAAATTATACACTTCCGTTATGGGAGGGTAAGCAAATTCCGAGCAATGATGAGAATTGGAAGAAGTTTTTAAAGGATGATGCATATTCATTTGCTGAATCATTTTCTATGAAGTTTTTCGCATTAAATGGTTCGAAATATTCAATTGTATATATTGCAAACAATATGTTTAATAATGAATTGAAATTTCATTCGGATCCGAAAATAGGATTTGATTTTACACATGAATTTCCGAGCATAAATAAAAATAAAACATATGGATTTCAATTATATGTGACAAATAATGATGCGGTAAGCATTGCTAAACTGTATAAGGATGATATTGTTCGAAAAGGTGAATTTAAAACATTACAAGAAAAGGCTAGAAAAAATAAAGAAATCGAAAAGTTATATGGAGCGGCGCATTTTTATTTTTGGAATCAAAATGGTTTATCAGAAAATAATATAAATTGGCCAAAACTAAGGGAGCAAATAAATAGCCCGCTGTTTAGTCATATAAAAGAACTTATTCAAAAGAATAGTTCAGAGCCTGGGGAACTGAATGTATTAGATCAAGTAAGTAAACAAGATTTCATTGATAAGTATCAAAAAAATGTTATTTTACGTTATATAAACGAAGTATTATCCATGAAGGAATTTTATAAAGAGGATATTTTTCAAAACGTTGACCAGGAAGCTAGTGTGCTATTAAAGAAAGGTGTAGGTCACTTAACGAATACAGAATTGTATAGCTTAAATAAGCATTTATTAAAGTCGCTACTTGGCGATGCGGTTGAAGAGGTAAGTAAATGGGGTAATGCAGATGGAACGGACATACTAAAGGAAATGACAGAGGCCGGAATAGAAAAAGCGTGGATTGGTCTGCCGAACTGGGAACAAGGATTTATGCAACCGAATTTCGTGGCAAAAGCGAAGGAAATGGGGTATTTAGTTGGTCCGTATGATTCATATCATTCCATTCACGAAAAAAGTGATAAAAATTGGAACACAGCATCCTTTAATGACCCATCATTATACGAAGAGGCTACTGTAACGAAGAAAAACGGAGAAAAGGTGCAAGGCTTTTTAGGCAGAGGTCGCAAGTTAAACCCGACTTTATCGCTGCCTAGTGTAAAGGAACGCATGAATGATATATTACAAAATGGTCCTAAATATAATTCATGGTTTATTGATTGTGATGCGACAGGTGAAATTTACGATGACTATTCAGCGAAACATATAACGACACAAGAGCAAGATTTAAAAGCACGTTTAAAACGAATGGACTACATTGCACAAGAAAAGGGTATGGTCGTTGGTTCTGAAGGTGGAAATGATTTTGCTAGTAGTACGATTGCATTTGCACACGGAATTGAAACACCTGTTATTAAATGGGACGATGAAGATATGCGGAAAAATAAAACAAGTCCGTATTATGTCGGTGGATATTGGTCACCAAATCAAAATGTTCCCGAAAAATATGCAAAACAAGTACCATTGAAAGAAGAATATAAACAAGTATATTTAAATCCAGTATATTCGGTACCATTATATAAATTAGTATACAATGATTCCGTTATTACAACGCATCATTGGGAATGGGGAAGTTTAAAGGTAAAAGATGAAGTTGGAAATCGAATGCTGTCTGAATTATTGTATAATGTTCCTCCGTTGTACCATTTAGATGAAGTAGAGTGGAATAAACATAAAAAAGAAATTACAGAGCATCTAAAAGTTTGGAATGAAGTTCATGAAAAAGCAGTAAAAGAAGAGATGACGAATTTTGCGTATTTGTCAGAAGATAAGCTAGTACAATCTGTTTCTTATGGAAAAGATATTAAAATCATTGTGAACTTCTCAAATGAAGACATGGAAGTAGAAAAAACGAAAATAAAAGCAAAGTCGGCTTTTATTGATAATCAGGGGAAGAAAAGCATGTATACGCCGTTTGAGAAATAA
- a CDS encoding LCP family protein gives MSSELEQNTRSNKKRSKRKSIKWFILIPFFLLIFGGVGYGSFIYNKAKAVVNDAYAKIEKSSKRDKEVEPLKDNISILIMGVDGSEMRKSQYGEAVRTDALLLATINKDDKSVKLVSIPRDSRVYIPTRKKLDKITHAHVFGGVESTRDTVERFLNVPVDYYVKFNFESFVQIVDSIGGIDIDVPVTFTEQDSKDQAGMIHLEKGYQHLNGEQALALARTRKIDSDAMRGQRQQLVIEAIAKKAMSVQSISKMGSLLDAVDKNMKTNLTFDDMLAITKNMAGTNLEMEKMQIEGTDKRIGGIYYYIPNEKNIKDISKKLNDHLGVTPKSVRNE, from the coding sequence ATGAGCTCTGAATTAGAACAAAATACGAGAAGTAATAAAAAGCGTTCTAAAAGAAAGTCAATAAAATGGTTCATATTAATTCCATTCTTCCTACTTATTTTTGGAGGAGTAGGATATGGTTCGTTTATATATAATAAAGCAAAAGCAGTTGTAAATGATGCATATGCAAAAATTGAAAAGTCATCAAAGCGTGATAAAGAAGTTGAACCTTTAAAGGATAATATTTCAATATTAATCATGGGTGTAGATGGAAGTGAAATGAGAAAAAGCCAATATGGCGAAGCAGTTCGAACAGATGCACTTTTATTAGCAACAATTAATAAAGATGATAAGTCTGTTAAGCTAGTAAGTATTCCACGTGATTCACGTGTTTATATTCCAACTAGAAAAAAATTAGATAAAATTACTCATGCTCACGTATTTGGTGGCGTAGAAAGCACACGCGATACAGTGGAAAGATTTTTAAATGTCCCTGTTGATTATTATGTGAAGTTTAACTTTGAATCATTCGTACAAATTGTCGATTCAATTGGTGGTATTGATATTGATGTACCAGTTACTTTCACTGAACAAGATAGTAAAGACCAAGCTGGTATGATCCATTTAGAAAAAGGTTACCAACATTTAAATGGAGAACAAGCACTTGCACTTGCAAGAACGCGTAAAATTGATAGTGACGCAATGCGTGGACAGAGACAGCAACTTGTAATAGAAGCAATTGCCAAAAAAGCGATGTCTGTTCAATCAATTAGCAAAATGGGCTCTTTACTAGATGCGGTTGATAAAAACATGAAAACGAACTTAACATTTGACGATATGCTTGCCATTACAAAAAATATGGCAGGAACTAATTTGGAAATGGAAAAAATGCAAATAGAAGGTACAGATAAACGTATCGGTGGTATTTATTATTACATTCCAAATGAAAAAAATATAAAAGATATTTCAAAAAAATTAAATGATCATTTAGGTGTAACGCCAAAATCAGTTCGAAACGAATAA